A single Argentina anserina chromosome 7, drPotAnse1.1, whole genome shotgun sequence DNA region contains:
- the LOC126801910 gene encoding SKP1-like protein 21: MLEGDMAVIKPKMLKSYIWLQTTDGSIQQVEQEVAMFCPLICREVIRKGMGSSKNHAISLPERVNTAMLSLILDYCRFHQVLGRSNKECKSFDEKFIRMDTQRLCELTSAADSLQLKPLVDLTSRALARIIEGKTPEEIREIFHLPDDLTEEEKLEPLKNVTDDPRIRLLNRLYARKRKELKEREKLKNSENGEQNDDRSVDDLLSFINGEIGDSKEIKSSKNKKKNRRRKDQQKNTCLYEANGNHEEPKSLNFVCPSDEVNKYRPSPSLTLTLQDLEHDSNNQLEFDDGDIDDEIDPALKAQIDREVEDFARRLNSDWPQRMQEILSLGQERRRAQFSINGNDSLRRYA, translated from the exons ATGTTGGAAGGCGACATGGCGGTTATTAAACCTAAG ATGTTAAAGTCCTATATATGGCTTCAGACTACGGATGGTTCAATCCAACAAGTGGAGCAAGAGGTTGCAATGTTTTGCCCGTTGATATGTCGAGAGGTTATACGGAAAGGGATGGGATCTTCCAAGAATCACGCGATATCTCTTCCGGAAAGAGTAAATACAGCAATGTTGAGCCTAATTCTTGATTACTGCAGGTTTCATCAAGTACTGGGTCGCTCTAATAAG GAATGCAAGTCGTTTGATGAGAAATTTATTCGAATGGACACACAGAGGCTCTGTGAGTTGACATCAGCTGCTGATAGCCTCCAGTTAAAGCCATTGGTTGATCTGACCAGTCGTGCTCTTGCGCGAATAATTGAAGGGAAAACACCTGAGGAGATACGAGAGATATTTCATCTTCCTGATGATCTTACAGAG GAAGAGAAGTTGGAGCCATTAAAAAATGTGACCGATGATCCACGGATACGGCTCTTGAATCGACTGTATGCCAGAAAGAGGAAAGAACTTAAGGAAAGAGAGAAATTGAAG AATAGTGAGAATGGAGAGCAAAATGATGACCGTTCAGTAGACGATCTCCTGTCCTTCATTAATGGAGAAATTGGAG ATTCCAAAGAGatcaaatcatccaagaataaaaagaagaatcGTAGAAGAAAAGATCAACAGAAAAATACTTGTCTATATGAGGCCAATGGCAACCACGAG GAGCCGAAAAGTTTAAACTTTGTTTGCCCCAGTGATGAAGTCAACAAATATAGGCCCAGTCCCAGTTTGACGTTAACGTTACAAGATCTGGAACATGACAGTAATAATCAGCTTGAGTTTGATGATGGTGATATTGATGATGAGATTGATCCAGCTTTAAAAGCACAAATTGATAG GGAGGTTGAAGATTTTGCTCGGAGGTTGAACTCTGACTGGCCCCAAAGGATGCAAGAAATTTTGTCCTTGGGTCAAGAAAGGAGGCGGGCACAATTTTCCATTAACGGGAATGATTCTTTAAGAAGATATGCTT GA